The following proteins are co-located in the Marinomonas profundi genome:
- a CDS encoding branched-chain amino acid ABC transporter substrate-binding protein, whose protein sequence is MSNAVVRKTLISLAVAGAVTLAQADVVIGVAGPHTGAYAAFGEQLWKGAEKAAQDINAAGGVNGEMIKLVKADDACEPKQAVSVANRLVDSDGALAVIGHFCSSSSMPASRIYDEAGVLMVTPASTAPLLTDNGLPGVFRVCGRDDQQGDVAASYIVDKLGAKRVAIIHDKDTYGKGLADAMKTTLNAYGVKEVMYEGLTRGEKDFNSLITKIRSVDADVVYFGGLHSEAGPLVRQLREQGSKAIFMSGDGIVSDEFVAVSGSPEYVDGVLMTFGAPPTSYPSGKQIIQEFRDSGYEPEGYTLYSYTAMQVAVAALANNNLDPIKGAEWLKSNSVDTVMGVKDFDEKGDLTVSDYVMYEWDAQGKYHQIN, encoded by the coding sequence ATGTCAAATGCGGTTGTTAGAAAAACATTAATTTCTCTTGCTGTGGCGGGTGCGGTGACACTGGCTCAAGCGGATGTGGTCATCGGTGTTGCGGGTCCTCATACTGGGGCTTATGCAGCATTCGGAGAGCAATTGTGGAAAGGGGCGGAAAAAGCCGCTCAAGATATTAACGCTGCGGGAGGCGTTAATGGTGAAATGATTAAGTTGGTGAAAGCAGACGATGCTTGTGAACCGAAGCAAGCGGTGTCTGTGGCGAACCGTTTGGTTGACTCAGATGGTGCGTTGGCGGTCATTGGTCACTTTTGTTCTTCATCCTCCATGCCTGCTTCTCGAATCTACGATGAAGCTGGCGTATTGATGGTGACGCCCGCGTCAACCGCGCCGTTGCTGACCGATAATGGCTTGCCAGGGGTTTTCCGTGTATGTGGTCGTGATGACCAGCAAGGCGATGTGGCGGCAAGTTATATTGTTGATAAATTAGGTGCTAAACGAGTCGCTATTATTCATGATAAAGACACCTATGGTAAGGGTCTTGCCGACGCGATGAAAACGACTCTTAATGCTTACGGCGTGAAAGAAGTCATGTACGAAGGTTTGACGCGTGGTGAAAAAGACTTTAACTCGCTGATTACGAAAATTCGTTCTGTCGATGCGGATGTGGTGTATTTTGGCGGCCTTCACTCTGAAGCCGGTCCATTGGTGCGCCAGTTGCGCGAGCAAGGTTCGAAAGCTATTTTCATGTCAGGTGACGGCATTGTATCAGATGAATTTGTTGCTGTTTCGGGCTCTCCTGAATATGTAGATGGCGTATTGATGACCTTTGGTGCGCCACCAACCTCTTATCCTTCCGGTAAACAAATCATTCAAGAATTCCGCGATAGTGGTTACGAGCCAGAAGGCTACACCTTGTACTCTTATACCGCGATGCAAGTTGCTGTAGCGGCGTTGGCGAACAATAATCTTGATCCAATAAAAGGCGCGGAGTGGTTGAAATCGAACTCTGTTGACACTGTTATGGGCGTCAAAGATTTTGATGAAAAAGGCGACTTAACCGTGTCAGATTACGTTATGTATGAGTGGGATGCTCAAGGTAAATATCATCAAATAAACTAA
- a CDS encoding ABC transporter permease subunit → MDIVLQQLVNGLTLGSVYGLIAIGYTMVYGIIGMINFAHGDVYMVSAYITAIALALLTFFGIESFPIIIVGTLFLTVAVTGAYGWVIERIAYRPLRSSSRLSVLISAIGMSLILQNYVQLSQGANQQGVPTLLTGAIRFSVGDGFVQITYMKLLILFVSILGMGVLTYVIHKTKLGRMCRATQQDRKMASILGIDTDKVISTVFVIGAVMAALAGVLVTLDYGAFDFYVGFIIGIKAFTAAVLGGIGSLPGAMLGGLILGLSEALFAGLISSDYKDVFSFSLLVLILVIRPSGLLGKPEVEKV, encoded by the coding sequence ATGGATATCGTTCTCCAGCAGCTGGTAAACGGTCTTACCCTTGGTTCTGTTTATGGACTCATTGCGATCGGTTACACCATGGTGTATGGCATTATTGGCATGATTAACTTCGCCCATGGCGATGTTTACATGGTGTCAGCTTATATCACCGCTATTGCACTTGCTCTTCTCACATTTTTCGGTATCGAATCTTTCCCCATTATTATTGTTGGTACATTGTTCCTTACGGTGGCCGTAACGGGGGCTTACGGATGGGTGATTGAGCGTATTGCATATCGCCCACTGCGCAGCTCTAGTCGTTTATCGGTATTGATTTCTGCCATTGGTATGTCACTGATTTTGCAAAACTACGTACAGCTTAGCCAGGGCGCGAATCAGCAAGGTGTGCCAACACTATTGACTGGCGCCATTCGTTTTTCAGTCGGCGATGGCTTCGTACAAATTACCTATATGAAATTGCTTATTTTGTTTGTTTCTATTTTAGGCATGGGTGTACTGACCTATGTGATTCATAAAACAAAACTGGGTCGCATGTGTCGTGCGACGCAACAAGACAGAAAAATGGCGTCTATTTTAGGCATAGATACGGACAAGGTTATCTCAACGGTGTTTGTTATTGGTGCTGTCATGGCGGCATTAGCGGGTGTCTTGGTGACACTAGATTACGGCGCATTTGATTTCTATGTTGGTTTCATTATTGGCATCAAGGCCTTTACGGCGGCGGTGCTGGGTGGAATAGGCTCTTTACCCGGTGCCATGCTGGGTGGGCTGATTCTTGGCTTGTCCGAGGCGTTGTTTGCTGGGTTGATTAGTTCTGATTACAAAGATGTGTTCTCGTTTTCTTTGTTAGTTCTCATTTTGGTTATTCGCCCAAGTGGCCTTCTCGGCAAACCTGAAGTGGAGAAAGTATAA
- the livM gene encoding high-affinity branched-chain amino acid ABC transporter permease LivM codes for MSQAVGINFKKSGIDALIAGFLALILFGPIVGVVLDSYSFNAEFDRVAWMVLIVVVGRFVISSFFQTEKGIAMAFRYANSDEGATVLPPGHKSKMIWIIPLVIVVGLLVPFIASKYVLTVVILGLIYVLLGLGLNIVVGLAGLLDLGFVGFYAIGAYGLALGYENLGLGFWSMLPIAAVMAAMAGAILGFPVLRMHGDYLAIVTLGFGEIIRLVLTNWASFTHGPNGVAAPLPTFFGLEFKRRSSEGTFHEFFNLPYDSAYKYMFIYIVLFAVVWAVLFIKHRLVKMPIGRAWEALREDEIACRSLGLNHVLVKLSAFMLGASTGGLAGVFFATYQGFVNPSSFTFFESALILAIVVLGGMGSTLGVVIAAFCLTVLPEMLREFAEYRVLMFGILMVVMMVWKPRGIVRVTRTGFATKKGVVK; via the coding sequence ATGAGCCAAGCTGTAGGAATAAATTTTAAGAAAAGTGGTATTGATGCACTGATTGCTGGTTTTCTGGCATTAATTCTGTTTGGTCCGATTGTTGGTGTCGTTCTGGACAGTTATAGCTTTAATGCCGAGTTTGACCGAGTGGCCTGGATGGTGCTGATTGTCGTTGTGGGGCGTTTTGTCATCTCCAGCTTTTTTCAGACCGAAAAAGGCATCGCCATGGCGTTTCGTTACGCCAACAGTGACGAAGGGGCAACCGTGTTGCCGCCAGGGCATAAGTCAAAAATGATATGGATTATTCCATTGGTGATTGTGGTTGGCTTATTGGTGCCATTTATTGCCTCAAAATACGTTTTGACTGTGGTGATTCTAGGTCTGATATACGTGTTGCTTGGGCTGGGTCTGAACATTGTTGTGGGACTAGCGGGATTGCTTGATCTTGGCTTTGTAGGCTTTTATGCGATTGGTGCTTATGGGTTGGCGCTTGGCTATGAAAATCTAGGCTTGGGCTTTTGGTCTATGTTGCCCATAGCGGCAGTGATGGCGGCGATGGCTGGGGCGATACTGGGTTTTCCGGTGCTGCGGATGCACGGTGACTATTTGGCGATTGTTACCTTAGGCTTTGGGGAAATTATTCGTTTAGTGCTTACCAACTGGGCGTCTTTTACGCACGGACCAAATGGGGTTGCGGCGCCATTGCCGACGTTTTTTGGCTTGGAGTTTAAACGTCGATCCAGTGAAGGCACTTTTCATGAGTTTTTCAATTTGCCCTATGATTCTGCCTATAAATACATGTTTATCTACATTGTGTTGTTTGCGGTTGTTTGGGCGGTACTTTTCATTAAGCACCGGTTAGTAAAAATGCCCATAGGTCGTGCATGGGAGGCGCTTCGTGAAGACGAAATTGCGTGTCGTTCGCTAGGTTTAAACCACGTACTAGTGAAGTTGTCGGCGTTTATGTTGGGGGCGTCTACTGGTGGTTTAGCGGGGGTGTTTTTTGCCACTTACCAAGGCTTCGTTAACCCTTCGTCCTTTACTTTTTTTGAGTCGGCTTTGATTCTGGCTATTGTCGTTCTGGGGGGAATGGGCTCGACATTAGGGGTGGTGATTGCCGCCTTCTGTTTGACCGTATTACCGGAAATGTTGAGGGAGTTTGCAGAGTACCGCGTGTTGATGTTTGGTATTTTGATGGTGGTGATGATGGTTTGGAAACCTCGAGGTATTGTTCGTGTCACACGAACGGGTTTTGCGACGAAAAAAGGGGTGGTTAAATGA
- a CDS encoding ABC transporter ATP-binding protein, with protein sequence MSQENILAVENLVMHFGGIKALNDVTFDIKRGSVSALIGPNGAGKTTVFNCLTGFYKATGGKVVLSAGGKQTSIIKVLGEPFQVTDFFSPVAFFSRLKYKMFGGSHLVNRAGLSRTFQNIRLFKEMSVVENLLVAQHMRVNRSLIAGILNTKGYRKSEEEALERAFYWLGVVDLVGSANRLAGELSYGQQRRLEIARAMCTNPEIVCLDEPAAGLNPSETEALTKMIRVLRDEHNATVLLIEHDMGMVMDISDYIVVLDHGEVIAKGGPDDIKNNPKVIAAYLGAEEGEEVTL encoded by the coding sequence ATGAGCCAAGAAAATATTTTAGCGGTTGAAAACTTGGTGATGCACTTTGGTGGTATTAAGGCGCTTAATGACGTCACTTTTGACATTAAACGTGGCTCTGTATCGGCCTTAATAGGGCCAAACGGCGCAGGTAAAACCACGGTATTTAACTGTCTAACCGGTTTTTATAAGGCCACGGGTGGGAAGGTTGTGTTGTCTGCTGGCGGTAAACAGACCAGCATTATTAAAGTCTTGGGTGAGCCGTTCCAAGTGACGGACTTTTTCTCGCCAGTCGCTTTCTTTTCCCGTCTTAAATACAAGATGTTTGGTGGTTCGCACTTAGTCAACCGCGCGGGCTTGTCGAGAACTTTCCAAAACATTCGTTTATTTAAAGAAATGTCTGTGGTGGAAAACTTGTTGGTGGCTCAGCACATGCGTGTCAACCGCAGTTTGATTGCGGGAATTTTAAACACCAAAGGCTATCGAAAGTCAGAAGAAGAGGCGCTTGAGCGGGCTTTTTACTGGTTGGGTGTGGTTGATCTAGTGGGGTCGGCTAACCGTTTAGCAGGGGAGCTTTCCTATGGTCAGCAGCGCCGTTTAGAGATTGCGCGCGCCATGTGTACTAATCCGGAAATCGTCTGTTTGGATGAGCCAGCCGCGGGTTTGAACCCTTCCGAAACCGAAGCCTTGACTAAGATGATTCGCGTATTGCGTGATGAGCACAATGCAACGGTTCTACTTATAGAGCACGACATGGGCATGGTAATGGATATTTCTGATTACATCGTTGTTTTAGATCATGGAGAAGTCATTGCTAAAGGCGGCCCTGATGATATTAAAAATAATCCTAAGGTGATTGCCGCGTATCTTGGTGCTGAAGAAGGTGAAGAGGTGACACTATGA
- a CDS encoding ABC transporter ATP-binding protein gives MTTLMQFKEVDVHYGPIQALKKVSLSIDEGEIVTLIGANGAGKSTLLMSIFGQPRISSGEIIYRGEDISQKSAHYVASHGLAQSPEGRRIFPRMSVEENLLMGTIPIGMDHAEEDMQHMFELFPRLLERRNQRASTMSGGEQQMLAIARALMSRPKLLLLDEPSLGLAPIIVKQIFQILRDVASTGMTIFLVEQNANHALKLANRGYVMVNGEIRMTGTGEELLVNPEVREAYLGGH, from the coding sequence ATGACGACTTTGATGCAGTTTAAAGAGGTCGATGTGCATTACGGCCCGATTCAAGCGCTAAAAAAAGTCTCCTTGAGTATTGATGAAGGTGAAATCGTCACCTTGATCGGCGCGAATGGTGCGGGTAAATCAACACTTTTGATGTCTATTTTTGGTCAGCCACGCATTTCTTCTGGTGAGATCATTTACCGTGGTGAGGACATTTCACAGAAATCGGCGCATTATGTGGCGTCACATGGATTGGCTCAATCGCCAGAAGGGCGACGTATATTTCCCCGCATGTCGGTAGAGGAAAACTTGCTGATGGGGACCATTCCGATTGGTATGGATCACGCTGAAGAAGACATGCAACACATGTTTGAATTGTTTCCCCGCTTGTTAGAGCGCCGTAATCAGCGGGCATCGACCATGTCTGGCGGTGAGCAACAAATGTTGGCGATCGCCCGGGCCTTAATGAGTCGTCCAAAATTGTTGTTGTTGGATGAGCCTAGTTTGGGCTTAGCGCCGATCATCGTGAAGCAAATTTTCCAAATTTTGCGCGATGTGGCGAGTACCGGAATGACCATTTTCTTAGTTGAGCAGAATGCCAATCATGCCCTAAAACTGGCCAACCGTGGCTATGTGATGGTAAATGGTGAGATTCGCATGACTGGAACCGGCGAAGAGTTGTTGGTGAATCCGGAGGTGCGAGAAGCGTATTTGGGTGGTCATTAA
- a CDS encoding L-threonylcarbamoyladenylate synthase, with protein sequence MHLITSAIELANIIRQGGVIAYPTEAVWGLGCDPFNESAVRRILALKSRAESKGLILIAGAQDQLTPWRKTLDAHAAQRLISVRETPTSWVVPDTQITPSWVRGEHQSVAIRLSQHQAVQALCAAFEGVIVSTSANPAGLEPAMSAEEVNAYFGDKIDAIFHAPLGKAAKPSQVRDILTEQLFRA encoded by the coding sequence ATGCACCTTATTACTTCTGCAATAGAGCTTGCTAACATTATTCGCCAAGGCGGCGTTATTGCTTATCCAACCGAAGCGGTTTGGGGCTTGGGTTGCGATCCTTTTAACGAATCGGCCGTAAGGCGTATTTTGGCACTAAAGTCTCGAGCTGAATCAAAAGGGCTAATTCTCATTGCGGGCGCACAGGATCAACTCACACCTTGGCGCAAAACCCTAGATGCTCACGCTGCTCAGCGCCTTATCAGTGTACGAGAAACACCAACCTCTTGGGTCGTGCCGGATACGCAAATTACACCAAGCTGGGTCAGAGGGGAGCACCAAAGCGTGGCCATTCGCTTGTCTCAACACCAAGCGGTGCAAGCCTTGTGTGCGGCCTTTGAAGGGGTGATTGTCTCCACGTCGGCCAATCCAGCAGGATTAGAACCCGCCATGAGCGCAGAAGAAGTAAACGCCTACTTTGGTGATAAGATCGACGCGATTTTCCATGCGCCACTTGGCAAGGCAGCAAAACCCTCTCAAGTAAGAGACATTTTGACCGAGCAATTATTTAGGGCCTAA
- a CDS encoding DUF3461 family protein, protein MYPTLQSMGITSIQDIEKFTLRYEGGHDVLKIYYRREKGSLLPKSKKFKFGRSTKTVLADGGQQTYRQVQEPSLIVLRAMEELEKIVGKQQESKASKDDLIKELEHLEKVVTSKINEIRIKIEAME, encoded by the coding sequence ATGTATCCAACACTTCAGTCCATGGGTATCACCAGCATACAGGACATTGAAAAATTCACTTTGCGTTACGAAGGCGGCCACGACGTATTAAAAATTTATTACCGTCGTGAAAAAGGCTCTTTGCTACCGAAAAGTAAAAAATTCAAATTTGGTCGTTCGACAAAAACCGTTCTTGCCGACGGCGGCCAGCAAACCTATCGACAAGTTCAAGAGCCTTCATTGATCGTCTTGCGCGCCATGGAAGAACTTGAAAAAATTGTCGGTAAGCAACAAGAAAGCAAGGCCAGCAAAGACGATTTGATCAAGGAACTTGAGCACTTAGAAAAAGTCGTCACCAGCAAAATCAACGAAATCAGAATCAAAATCGAAGCAATGGAATAA
- the ntrC gene encoding nitrogen regulation protein NR(I), translated as MTAEETVWIVDDDRSIRWVLEKTLEQEGIQCRLFDSAENLVNLIDKEQPSAIISDIRMPGMDGLKLLEKLQKDHPYLPVIIMTAHSDLESAVASYQGGAFEYLPKPFDVEEAVSLVKRAMLHHRNARPSTDDMEIEAEPQVDKEIIGEAPAMQEVFRAIGRLANSNITVLINGESGTGKELVAQALHTHSPRTANPFIALNMAAIPHDLIESELFGHEKGAFTGANTQRRGRFEQANGGTLFLDEIGDMPAETQTRLLRVLADGEFYRVGGHTPVKVDVRIIAATHQNLENLVQKGSFREDLFHRLNVIRIHLPKLAERREDIPKLARHFLSRAADELAVEPKLLTKETENYLTQLDWPGNVRQLENTCRWLIVMASGREVLVEDLPPELLAAVPHEQPFASWEEALKNWVDSTLATGQKGILDQAVPKFERIMIETALAHTGGRRRDASLLLGWGRNTLTRKIKELNIDHAEQDED; from the coding sequence ATGACAGCAGAAGAAACCGTATGGATTGTTGACGACGATCGCTCTATTCGCTGGGTACTCGAGAAAACACTCGAACAAGAAGGGATTCAATGTCGCCTGTTTGATTCCGCGGAAAATCTCGTCAATTTAATTGATAAAGAGCAACCTAGCGCCATTATCAGTGATATTCGCATGCCTGGCATGGATGGCTTAAAACTACTCGAAAAACTGCAAAAAGATCATCCCTATTTACCGGTCATTATCATGACAGCGCATTCCGACCTTGAAAGCGCCGTCGCGTCTTATCAGGGGGGTGCTTTCGAATACTTACCCAAGCCGTTCGATGTAGAAGAAGCCGTGAGTCTGGTGAAACGCGCCATGTTGCACCACCGCAACGCCAGACCCAGTACAGACGACATGGAAATCGAGGCCGAGCCACAAGTCGATAAAGAAATCATCGGCGAAGCCCCAGCCATGCAGGAAGTTTTTCGTGCCATCGGTCGACTCGCTAATTCAAACATTACCGTATTAATCAATGGCGAGTCAGGCACAGGCAAGGAACTGGTTGCGCAAGCATTACACACTCACAGCCCGCGCACCGCCAACCCCTTTATCGCTTTAAACATGGCCGCTATTCCCCATGACTTAATTGAGTCTGAATTGTTTGGTCATGAAAAAGGCGCCTTCACAGGAGCCAATACTCAGCGTCGTGGGCGTTTCGAACAAGCCAATGGCGGCACGCTTTTTCTCGATGAAATCGGCGACATGCCCGCTGAAACACAGACTCGCCTATTACGTGTATTGGCAGATGGTGAATTCTATCGTGTTGGCGGCCACACCCCCGTTAAAGTCGATGTGCGCATCATTGCCGCCACGCACCAAAATCTAGAAAACCTAGTACAAAAAGGGTCATTTCGCGAAGACTTATTTCACCGCCTCAACGTTATCCGTATTCACCTACCTAAGCTGGCAGAACGTCGCGAAGACATTCCAAAACTCGCGCGTCATTTCTTAAGCCGCGCCGCTGACGAACTCGCTGTTGAGCCTAAGTTACTCACCAAAGAAACAGAAAACTACCTCACCCAGCTTGACTGGCCAGGTAACGTACGACAGCTGGAAAACACCTGTCGCTGGCTGATCGTTATGGCATCAGGACGAGAAGTCTTAGTCGAAGATTTACCGCCGGAATTGCTCGCCGCCGTTCCCCATGAACAACCTTTTGCCTCGTGGGAAGAAGCCCTAAAAAATTGGGTAGACAGCACCCTAGCAACAGGGCAAAAAGGCATTCTTGATCAAGCCGTGCCAAAATTTGAGCGCATCATGATCGAAACCGCGCTTGCTCATACGGGTGGACGTCGTCGTGATGCCTCCTTGTTATTAGGTTGGGGACGCAACACCTTAACGCGAAAAATCAAAGAGCTGAACATTGATCACGCAGAGCAAGATGAGGATTGA